A single region of the Methanomassiliicoccales archaeon genome encodes:
- a CDS encoding MBL fold metallo-hydrolase translates to MKIKFLGGADVVGRMGMLMYNKGATLLFEYGMSATKPPSFPEPAPPVDHALLTHCHLDHCGMIPWLCARYDTKIAATPSTIAVSQLIMQDSIKVADSEGYRRQYQPEDIRRAMSSFVPLAFGDVFDVGGFEVELHSAGHVPGAAMFELRGDQTTLFTGDMHTYNTRLVYGAHPVKCDNLIMEATYGGRLHPDRLKTEYQFIQKVKEVVGRGGKVIVPCFAVGRTQEVMLILKDMKLDMWVDGMGRTVNRLYLDYPEYLRNEKQFKQARNRFNEVRTPSGRDRARKGNIIVTTGGMMDGGPVMEYLKVVKDDPKSAILLTGFQVDGSNGRMLLDKGKILYKRPGVAELLVPEVAQEMKIKCEVQQFDLSAHADHNELLAFVRGCDPEKVVLMHSDTREALAKDLEDEYQVILPKTNQEIEL, encoded by the coding sequence ATGAAGATCAAATTCCTTGGCGGGGCGGACGTGGTGGGCAGAATGGGCATGCTCATGTACAACAAAGGAGCGACCTTGCTTTTCGAGTACGGAATGTCCGCCACCAAGCCACCTAGCTTTCCCGAGCCGGCACCCCCGGTGGACCACGCGCTACTGACGCACTGCCACCTGGACCACTGCGGAATGATCCCTTGGCTTTGCGCCCGGTACGACACGAAGATCGCTGCCACGCCCTCCACCATCGCCGTCTCGCAGCTCATCATGCAGGACTCGATCAAGGTCGCGGACTCAGAAGGATATCGCAGGCAATATCAGCCGGAGGATATTCGGCGGGCCATGTCGTCCTTCGTTCCCTTGGCCTTCGGCGATGTGTTCGACGTCGGTGGGTTCGAGGTGGAACTGCACTCCGCCGGTCACGTTCCCGGAGCGGCCATGTTCGAGCTGCGCGGCGACCAGACGACGCTCTTCACCGGCGACATGCACACTTACAACACCCGTCTGGTGTACGGGGCACATCCGGTCAAGTGCGACAATCTCATCATGGAGGCGACCTATGGGGGTAGGCTGCACCCGGACCGGCTGAAGACGGAATACCAGTTCATCCAGAAGGTGAAGGAGGTCGTGGGCCGGGGAGGCAAGGTCATCGTGCCCTGCTTCGCCGTGGGCCGCACCCAGGAGGTCATGCTTATCCTCAAGGATATGAAATTGGACATGTGGGTGGACGGCATGGGCAGGACCGTGAACCGCCTGTACCTCGATTATCCCGAATACCTGCGCAACGAGAAGCAGTTCAAGCAGGCGCGCAACCGTTTCAATGAGGTTCGCACTCCATCAGGAAGGGACCGAGCGCGCAAAGGCAATATCATTGTCACCACCGGTGGCATGATGGACGGCGGACCGGTCATGGAGTACCTGAAGGTGGTCAAGGACGATCCCAAGAGCGCCATCCTGCTCACTGGCTTTCAGGTCGACGGTTCGAATGGCCGCATGCTTTTGGACAAAGGCAAGATCCTCTACAAGCGGCCAGGGGTGGCCGAGCTACTGGTGCCCGAAGTGGCCCAGGAGATGAAGATCAAGTGCGAGGTGCAGCAGTTCGACCTGTCGGCGCACGCGGATCACAACGAGCTCCTGGCTTTCGTCCGCGGTTGCGACCCGGAGAAGGTGGTGCTCATGCACTCCGATACCCGGGAAGCGCTAGCGAAGGACCTGGAGGACGAGTACCAGGTCATCCTGCCGAAGACCAACCAGGAGATCGAGCTCTGA
- a CDS encoding secondary thiamine-phosphate synthase enzyme YjbQ produces the protein MKTHRKVLSLQTEREGSIVDLTSEVRQAVASSNMDSGLACVFVPHSTAAIFTIEYEPGVQKDMREALQRLFPKGIDYEHHKAWNDGNGHSHVRASFLGSSLTLPFYEGEVQLGTWQQVVLMELDNGGRNRTVIIQIIGETGREATA, from the coding sequence ATGAAGACCCACAGGAAGGTCCTCAGCCTCCAAACGGAGAGGGAGGGCAGCATCGTTGACCTCACTTCAGAGGTCCGACAGGCGGTGGCTAGTTCCAACATGGACAGCGGCCTGGCCTGCGTGTTCGTGCCCCACTCCACCGCGGCCATATTCACCATCGAGTACGAGCCAGGGGTCCAAAAGGACATGAGGGAGGCGTTGCAGAGGCTCTTCCCCAAAGGGATCGACTACGAACACCACAAGGCCTGGAACGACGGCAATGGGCATTCGCACGTCCGAGCTTCGTTCCTGGGCTCATCGCTCACCCTGCCCTTCTACGAGGGCGAGGTGCAGCTGGGAACGTGGCAACAGGTGGTGCTCATGGAACTGGACAACGGCGGTAGGAACCGCACGGTCATCATCCAGATCATTGGCGAAACAGGCAGAGAGGCAACAGCATGA